In Manis pentadactyla isolate mManPen7 chromosome 8, mManPen7.hap1, whole genome shotgun sequence, the following are encoded in one genomic region:
- the LOC118933860 gene encoding core histone macro-H2A.2, which produces MSGRSGKKKMSKLSRSARAGVIFPVGRLMRYLKKGTFKYRISVGAPVYMAAVIEYLAAEILELAGNAARDNKKARIAPRHILLAVANDEELNQLLKGVTIASGGVLPRIHPELLAKKRGTKGKSETILSPPPEKRGRKATSGKKGGKKSKAAKPRTSKKSKPKDSDKEGTSNSTSEDGPGDGFTILSSKSLVLGQKLSLTQSDISHIGSMRVEGIVHPTTAEIDLKEDIGKALEKAGGKEFLETVKELRKSQGPLEVAEAAVSQSSGLAAKFVIHCHIPQWGSDKCEEQLEETIKNCLSAAEDKKLKSVAFPPFPSGRNCFPKQTAAQVTLKAISAHFDDSSASSLKNVYFLLFDSESIGIYVQEMAKLDTK; this is translated from the exons atGTCGGGCCGGAGCGGGAAGAAGAAAATGTCCAAGCTGTCCCGATCAGCCAGGGCCGGCGTCATCTTCCCAGTGGGGAGACTGATGCGTTACCTGAAGAAAGGGACGTTCAAGTACCGGATCAGCGTGGGTGCTCCCGTCTACATGGCAGCCGTCATCGAGTACCTGGCAG CGGAAATTCTAGAATTGGCTGGGAATGCAGCAAGGGACAACAAAAAGGCCCGGATAGCCCCAAGACACATCCTGCTGGCAGTTGCCAATGACGAGGAGCTCAATCAG CTGCTAAAAGGAGTGACCATCGCCAGTGGAGGCGTCCTGCCCAGAATCCATCCCGAACTGCTGGCCAAAAAGCGAGGGACCAAAGGCAAGTCAGAAActatcctctcccctcccccagagaagagaggaaggaaggcaaCGTCAGGCAAGAAGGGGGGCAAGAAATCCAAGGCTGCCAAACCACGGACATCCAAAAAG TCCAAACCAAAAGACAGTGATAAAGAAGGTACTTCAAATTCCACTTCTGAAGATGGCCCAGGGGATGGATTCACCATCCTGTCTTCTAAGAGCCTTGTTCTAGGGCAGAAG CTGTCGCTGACACAGAGTGACATCAGCCATATTGGCTCCATGAGAGTGGAGGGCATCGTCCACCCAACCACAGCCGAAATTGACCTCAAGGAAGATATAG gtaaggccttggaaaaggCTGGGGGGAAGGAGTTCTTGGAAACAGTAAAGGAGCTTCGCAAATCCCAAGGCCCCTTGGAAGTTGCTGAAG CTGCCGTCAGCCAATCCAGTGGACTTGCAGCCAAATTTGTCATCCACTGTCACATCCCTCAGTGGGGCTCTGACAAATGTGAAGAGCAGCTGGAAGAGACCATCAAAAACTGCCTGTCAGCAGCAGAGGACAAAAAGCTAAAGTCTGTGGCGTTCCCACCCTTTCCCAGCGGCAG AAACTGCTTCCCCAAACAGACAGCAGCCCAGGTGACCCTCAAAGCCATCTCGGCCCACTTTGACGACTCGAGCGCATcctcactgaagaatgtctaCTTCTTGCTCTTCGACAGCGAGAGCATCGGCATCTATGTGCAGGAGATGGCCAAGCTTGACACCAAGTAG